ATCAGCAGATTATATCTCTTGCTAGATAATTCAAATTACGCTAGTAACAGGCTTGTGCGCTAATAGAATGGAAGTCTGGAGCTATATACATAGAAAAAGCTGATTTTACAGCTTAAACTCCTCAATTTGGGTAAAAACCGCTAATAAACAGGTTTAGATGAACGTAAATTTAATTCAATAAATATTGGCGCAAAAGGTCTATTTACACAATCTATAGATTATTTTTAAATTGCCAAAAGCTTATTTTAAGTAGGATTTTAATAGAGAAAAATTATTAAATTTTTAATTTCGCTAAAGTAAATAGCCGATAACACTTATATTTTCAGTATTATAAACTACATAATTTAAGATCCTGTTACAGCAACAGTAAATTATCTATGTAATGCATATATCTACGGGATTATATCTGCACAATCACCATAGGAAGTAGAATAGATACGTCAAGAGAATTAGATAACAAATTAGTAATTTATTCATAAAGAAATTAAATATAAATGCTGATTCAGCCTAATAAAATACTTCTGGTAGCAGATGTATAAAAAAAAATCAGGTATTAAATTTAAAATAGAATACTCAAAGTTACTAAACAATTCAGGTAAGCGTACCACGCGCAAACTTGGAGCAGCCTGAGACTTTGTTACCATCAGCAACACACAAACTATGAACTCTACCACTGAAAAACGCATCGCCTTAATATCCGTCCACGGAGATCCGGCGATTGAAATCGGGAAGGAAGAAGCTGGAGGACAAAATGTTTATGTGCGCCATGTGGGTGAAGCGCTAGCACAACTGGGATGGCAAGTTGATATGTTTACCCGAAAAGGGAGTACAGAGCAAGACACAATTGTTCAACACAGCGAAAATTGTCGTACCATTCGTTTGAAAGCTGGCCCCCTTGAGTTTGTGCCGCGAGATAATCTTTTTACCTATTTGCCAGAATTTGTAGAGAATGTTCTCAAATTTCAACAAGAAAATAACATTAGATATCAATTAGTTCACACCAACTACTGGCTATCTAGCTGGGTAGGGATGCAGTTGAAGAAAATCCAAGGGAGCAAACAGATACACACCTATCACTCTCTAGGAGCAGTTAAGTACAATACAATCAAGACTATTCCCTTAATTGCTAGTCAGCGATTAGCAGTAGAAAAAGAAGTTTTAGAAACAGCAGAAAGGATTGTGGCTACGAGTCCGCAAGAAAAACAACATATGCGATCGCTCGTTTCCACAAAAGGTAATATTGACATCATTCCTTGTGGTACAGATATTAATCGCTTTGGTTCGATAGGACGAGATGCAGCTAGAGCCGAGTTAGGAATTGCTCCAGAAGCGAAAGTTGTGTTATATGTAGGTCGTTTTGATCCACGCAAAGGTATAGAAACCTTGGTGCGTGCATTAAACAAGTCTGAGTTACGTGACTCTCATAACCTGCAACTGATTATTGGTGGTGGTAGCACCCCAGGTAACAGCGATGGCAAAGAGCGCGATCGCATTGAGGGAATTGTCAAAGAATTGGGGATGAGCGACTTGACCACCTTTGCTGGTCGTCTCAGCCAGGATATCTTGCCAACTTATTACGCAGCTGCTGATGTTTGCGTCGTTCCTAGTCACTACGAACCATTTGGACTTGTAGCGATCGAAGCGATGGCAAGTGGTACACCAGTTATCGCCAGCGATGTCGGTGGACTTCAGTTTACCGTTGTTCCTGAAGAAACTGGTTTATTGGCACCACCAGAAGATGTCAATGCTTTTGCATCTGCCATTGACAGAATTCTGATAAATCCAGAGTGGCGAAACGAGTTAGGAAAAGCTGGCAGAAAGCGCGTCGAAACCAAGTTTAGTTGGCATGGGGTAGCGACTCAGTTGAGTGAACTTTATACTCAACTATCACAACAACAGGAACAGACCAAACAACCCATTCTGCTTGTTGCGAAATAACTCTTAACTGTGTCTGGTAATAGCTGATAGTTAAGAGTAAAAAGGAAGAAGCACTTCGGCATTAATTTGTTATTCTACTTCTTCCTTTTTACTTTTTGCGATTGGCTGAGTAGAGCGTTTCCTTAATTCGTAGCGAATTTTCTTCTGTTTGACTCTGCGTGCCTTTAACCTTTAAGACAAATTTTGCTAAGTATAAGCCAGAGTCCAAAAAATTATTTAAATGATAAAAAAATGATATTACACCTCTAGGACAAAAGCAGTCAGTCAGCTTGACCTTTGAAAAGATAAGGATGGCTGACTGCTTTTTTTTTGGGTTATTCCACTCTGAATCAGAGATGATGGAAGTATACTGAGCATCGACATTTAAACGCCAGTAATTAATCGTTTTGCAACCAGTTGACTTTACCACCCTTACAGCTGCTTGTAGCGAACTGCGCGCTAACTGGCTACCCTCCCGGACAGAGCAAGTTTACCAGCGCGATCGCTACACTATTGCCATAGCATTACGCACCCTCAAACAGCGGGATTGGCTAGAGGTTTCTTGGCATCCCCAAGCAGCACATATTTGCATCGGCGAACCGCCACCACGCACACCAGATACCTTTACTTTCAGTCAACAACTAATACATCAGTTAGGTGGTTTGGCGCTAGTAGGAATTGAAGCGATCGCTCCTTGGGAGCGTGTTATTGATTTACAATTTGCCCGTCGCCCTGGTGAAAGTCCGCTTTATCATCTGTATGCGGAAATTATGGGCAAATATAGCAACGTCATCCTCACCGACGCCAGCAATGTAATTATTACAGCTGCCCATCAAGTCAGCCAGCAACAATCAAGCGTTCGTCCGATTCAAACTGGACAACCTTATGAAACGCCACCGAAACTCACTGGTACTATTCCCAGCTTGAGCGAATCTCAAGAACGATGGCAAGAACGGGTAAGTCTAGTACCAGGAGCAATCAAGCGGCAGTTACTCAAAAGTTATAGCGGCTTAAGTGCAGCGCTGCTAGATTTAATGTTATTGGCAGCAAATATAGCACCAGAAACAACTACTGACACCCTTAAACCTGATGACTGGCAAAGGCTGTTTGAGCGCTGGCAAGAATGGCTGCAAGCTTTAGAATCTGCTAAATTTCAACCAGCTTGGACTAAAGACGGATACACGGTGATGGGTTGGGGTGCAGTTGCAACCGTAAAAAATATCCAAGAGTTACTTGGTCGCTATTATACTGACCAGATCAATCAACAGCTATTTTCCCAGCTACGACATCAACTGAGCCAGAAATTAAATAATATTCTGGCGAAATTAAGGAATAAAGCTCAAACCTTTAAAGAACGCTTGCAGCAATCAGATCGAGCCGATGAGTATCGGCAAAAAGCTGATTTATTGATGGCTCACCTGCAAAACTGGGAACCAGGGATGAAAGAAATTATCCTTGCAGACTTTGATACTAGCAAGCCCGTTGCGATCGCTCTCCAACCAGATAAAAATGCTGTTCAAAATGCCCAAAGTCTTTATAAACAGAACCAAAAGCTCAAACGCGCTCGTTCTGCTGTCGAACCGCTACTTTTGGAAGTGCAAGCAGAAATTGACTATTTAGAACAAGTGGAAGCTGCGATTACTCAGATAGAAAACTACCAAACAACAGAAGATTTGCAGGCTTTAGAAGAAATCCGCGAAGAGTTAATTAGTCAAAAGTATTTAGAAGACCCAGAGTACCGTAACCGCAACACAAATGAAGCCGCCATCAGCAACTTTTATCGTTACCGCACGCCTAGCGGCTTTGAAGTATTAATTGGTCGGAACAATCGCCAGAATGACCACTTGACCTTTCGTGTAGCTGGAGATTATGACCTGTGGTTCCACGCTCAAGAAATTCCAGGGAGCCATGTGCTACTGCGTCTAGAAGCAGGAACTGTTCCTGAAGAAGCCGATTTGCAATTTGTTGCTAATCTTGCTGCTTACCACAGTCGCGCCCGTCAAAGTGACCAAGTGCCAGTAGTTTACACTCAGCCAAAGCACGTCTATAAACCCAAAGGAGCCAAGCCTGGAATTGCCATTTATAAGCAAGAGCGCATCCTCTGGGGACAACCGCAGTTAATAGTCAAGAGTAAGTAGAGACGCGATTATACTCTTACGAGAAGCCGAAGCAGAACGTCTACGCGTCACAGGAGGAGTTAGGAGTAGAGACGCGATTAATCGCGTCTGTACAGGAGGAGTTAGGAGCAGTGTTTATTCTCCCCTCTGCCCCCCTGCTCCCCTGCCTCTCTGCCCCCATCTCTACCTTGCGGACTACCCAATTACCCTGATAGATAGAGGCTTTTAGGCTTTTTTCTTATCTTTTTTTGGTAAATTTTTCGAAAAATCTGTGTTGGCTGTTACAATATTGTTAAGAAAAGTTGCCCGTTGCATTTTGGGAACGCGTAACATAGTTTAACTCCATTGAGAAGACAACGCAAAAATATTGTTTAGACCAGCTGTGGGAGGCTGGTCTTTTTGTTAGAACCAGCAAGGCTTTTTTTAGCTTATTTCGGCAGAAATCTTGCTGTATTTATAAGAACTCGTACTATCTAGCCACGAACAGAAAGCTTAGAACAACAATCAATTCACAATATACCCTGTTGAAGACGTC
This region of Nostoc sp. UHCC 0302 genomic DNA includes:
- a CDS encoding glycosyltransferase family 1 protein, with amino-acid sequence MNSTTEKRIALISVHGDPAIEIGKEEAGGQNVYVRHVGEALAQLGWQVDMFTRKGSTEQDTIVQHSENCRTIRLKAGPLEFVPRDNLFTYLPEFVENVLKFQQENNIRYQLVHTNYWLSSWVGMQLKKIQGSKQIHTYHSLGAVKYNTIKTIPLIASQRLAVEKEVLETAERIVATSPQEKQHMRSLVSTKGNIDIIPCGTDINRFGSIGRDAARAELGIAPEAKVVLYVGRFDPRKGIETLVRALNKSELRDSHNLQLIIGGGSTPGNSDGKERDRIEGIVKELGMSDLTTFAGRLSQDILPTYYAAADVCVVPSHYEPFGLVAIEAMASGTPVIASDVGGLQFTVVPEETGLLAPPEDVNAFASAIDRILINPEWRNELGKAGRKRVETKFSWHGVATQLSELYTQLSQQQEQTKQPILLVAK
- a CDS encoding NFACT family protein, whose translation is MQPVDFTTLTAACSELRANWLPSRTEQVYQRDRYTIAIALRTLKQRDWLEVSWHPQAAHICIGEPPPRTPDTFTFSQQLIHQLGGLALVGIEAIAPWERVIDLQFARRPGESPLYHLYAEIMGKYSNVILTDASNVIITAAHQVSQQQSSVRPIQTGQPYETPPKLTGTIPSLSESQERWQERVSLVPGAIKRQLLKSYSGLSAALLDLMLLAANIAPETTTDTLKPDDWQRLFERWQEWLQALESAKFQPAWTKDGYTVMGWGAVATVKNIQELLGRYYTDQINQQLFSQLRHQLSQKLNNILAKLRNKAQTFKERLQQSDRADEYRQKADLLMAHLQNWEPGMKEIILADFDTSKPVAIALQPDKNAVQNAQSLYKQNQKLKRARSAVEPLLLEVQAEIDYLEQVEAAITQIENYQTTEDLQALEEIREELISQKYLEDPEYRNRNTNEAAISNFYRYRTPSGFEVLIGRNNRQNDHLTFRVAGDYDLWFHAQEIPGSHVLLRLEAGTVPEEADLQFVANLAAYHSRARQSDQVPVVYTQPKHVYKPKGAKPGIAIYKQERILWGQPQLIVKSK